TGGTGGATATCCTCTCTGCAAAAATGACAGAAGAGGGGGTGAAGCTGATCACAGGATACAAGCCCGTGAAGGTTACCCTGAAAGACGGCAGGATATCAATGAGTATTCAGAACAGTAATGACCAGGTGCAAAACGTCAATGCAGAAGCTCTCCTTGTCTCTGTTGGCAGAAAGGCCAATGTTGAAGGACTTCAACTTGAACGTGCCGGAGTAGAATATTCCCTGAAGGGTATAAAGACCACCAATACGCTTCAGACGACTGCCCCGAACATCTATGCATGCGGTGATGTTGCAGGCCCTTACCGCTTCAGTCATATGGCAGAATATCAGGCCAAAATAGCCATAATCAATGCAATCTTGCCTTTTAAAAAGAAGGTTGATTATAAGAATGCTGCATGGGCAACATTTACTAATCCTGAAATTGCCCATGCCGGTTTAACAGAGGAGGAGGCAAGGAAGAGCTATGGGGACCGGATCAGTATATATAAGCATGAATACAGCCACATAGACAGGGGAAAGACCGATGTCTCAGAGACAGGTTTAGGAAAATTTATATGCGATTCCAAAGGGAGACTCATCGGCGCTCATATTCTGGGGGCCAGGGCAGGGGAGCTGATCCATGAGACACAAATTGCAAGGTCCCTCGGCATCCCATTTTATAAGCTGTATTCGGTCATACACATCTACCCGACATTTACAGACGTAGTCAAGCAGGCGGCTAAACTCTGTTATATTGACAAACTACAGCGCAACCCTTTCCTGAAATTCCTGAGAAAATTTTTGTGAGGCAAGATGTTCCTAAATGGCAGCTCTGCCCTTGAAGACCAGAAGCAATTGCGTTAAAATATAATAAGCAGGCTATGAATGTTCAATCCTGACAGTTCTCATTCAGTTCCATCAAATCACTTCATTGAATGGAGGCAGAGGATGAATTTATCGCTCAAATATTATTTTGATAATACCACTGGCACAGGTGTGCTCTCGACTGTTGAAGCTTCTCTAATATCGGGCATAAGGGTTAGAGTGCAATGTATAAACCTTTACTCATCGCTTTAGGATTTATCTGCATAGGGCTGGCGGTCCTCGGAATAGTCCTTCCGTTGTTGCCGACGACTCCTTTCCTTCTGCTGGCCGCTGCTTGTTTTGCAAAATCTTCAAAAAAACTTCATGACTGGTTATTGAGGAATAAAACCTTCGGTCCCCTTATCAAACAGTGGCAGGAAACGAGGAGTATGACCCGGAAGACCAAGGTCTATGCCCTCATCTCTGTTTTTGTAGTAGGGGGGACATCTTTTATTTCTCTGAATACTTTTATTATGAGGCTGATTCTGATTGCAGCCCTCGTATTGCCTGTTGTAATCATACTGAAAATCAAGACCACGGAGTCTTTGTAATTCATTGAATCGGGTTTGAACTTGAGATTCGATAAATCCGGATCAGTCTCCTGCGTAAGGAAAGCCTGCTATCTGAAGCAAGTAAAATAAGGTTTGCTATTAAGCTGATGTTGTGCTAATCTAATGACATCGGGAATCATTATCAATTAGAGTGTGATTTAGGCATTTTTTAAACAATCGTTTTTGAAAAGTTAATAAAAAGGAGGGGGAAAATCATGTCAAGAAAATACATAGATTGCAGAGATTATCCTGGTGATGTTAAGTGTACTGTTGCTATTTCAGCCGATACCGATGATGAGCTCCTGAAAGCCGCTGTTCAACACGGTACCTCAGTGCATGGATATCCGGATACTCCCGATGTTCGGAAAAAATTGCGCGATTCATTTAAAGAGGGGACACCCAAGGCCTGACAATAGTCTGAAGGTATCATGAGGATGGATGGCTTATGAAAGAGCGGCTCCAGTCAATCACCCTGCGTTGAGCGGGTAAGAGTGCTGTGTAATGCCAATCTTCACTTGCGAGGGACCGGAGGTCATTAATTGTATCTATGTCAGCCAGGGGATGCAGTTTACTGATATAGCCCAGGGTCTCTATCTCCCGTATCAATTCGACAGCAGTATTTGACTGGCTGTATTTTACACCCGTCCATAATTC
This portion of the Nitrospirota bacterium genome encodes:
- a CDS encoding YbaN family protein, yielding MYKPLLIALGFICIGLAVLGIVLPLLPTTPFLLLAAACFAKSSKKLHDWLLRNKTFGPLIKQWQETRSMTRKTKVYALISVFVVGGTSFISLNTFIMRLILIAALVLPVVIILKIKTTESL
- a CDS encoding FAD-dependent oxidoreductase, with protein sequence MKKYDYDIIVIGGGAAGFVSSKLASGLGKKVAMIEKDKLGGECTLNGCVPSKALINSSRIAHKIMNAGQYGLAINSLLEINTEQVMSHVRSVVQRVYDGHRPEVFQKQGIDVLFGAPTFIDNHQILLNGKKMSANKMIISTGSSPLVPLIDGIDTVPVFTNQNIFNMERLPSSMIILGGGPIGAELGSAFNLLGVDVSVIHKYERILNKEDVELVDILSAKMTEEGVKLITGYKPVKVTLKDGRISMSIQNSNDQVQNVNAEALLVSVGRKANVEGLQLERAGVEYSLKGIKTTNTLQTTAPNIYACGDVAGPYRFSHMAEYQAKIAIINAILPFKKKVDYKNAAWATFTNPEIAHAGLTEEEARKSYGDRISIYKHEYSHIDRGKTDVSETGLGKFICDSKGRLIGAHILGARAGELIHETQIARSLGIPFYKLYSVIHIYPTFTDVVKQAAKLCYIDKLQRNPFLKFLRKFL
- a CDS encoding DUF2064 domain-containing protein, which produces GGLGERLSNVYSELLHKHDFVLLIGSDCPQMPWQYLIDAALFLSDGRSRFVIGPAKDGGFYLFGGNVPLSEELWTGVKYSQSNTAVELIREIETLGYISKLHPLADIDTINDLRSLASEDWHYTALLPAQRRVIDWSRSFISHPSS
- a CDS encoding DUF1059 domain-containing protein, with the protein product MSRKYIDCRDYPGDVKCTVAISADTDDELLKAAVQHGTSVHGYPDTPDVRKKLRDSFKEGTPKA